DNA sequence from the Uloborus diversus isolate 005 chromosome 1, Udiv.v.3.1, whole genome shotgun sequence genome:
CATCATTTATTTCCAGGAAACCAGTGCCCACTCAGACAGGAAGAAACAGTCGTAGAAATACGTTTGCCAGTTCCTCTAGCACGAAGAGTGATCGATGGTTCGACAAGGAGGTAAGCGACACCAATTTCCTCACTTAGCGTTCCCTGTTCTTTCTAACTACGTATTAAAGTACAGTTTGCTACCTAGCTGGAACGATCAATACTTTCATAAGGCAAtgctttcgattttttaaaaatgttttaaaggagCACTTTAACAAATAAACTGCGTTTCAAAAAGTAAGAATCGCTTTGGATATCACTGAATCAACGCTGGGGTCATTGAGTTTATTGCCAGATAACGGTATTGGCTCTGAAACGTTTGATATTCGATATTTTCGTGATAGATTTAATTACTTTACGAAGATATTTGTCGAGGTTTGAAGACGGAAGCCTGTCAGTTTTCTGACTTATTGCTATAGCCAGTTTTAAAAGTTCTCGGAGATAGTTCTCCAGTTCTCGGAATTAGCAAGTTTTATGTGCACTTGTAGCCACGGTAGTAGATCACAAACCATGTTTGAAATTCAATCTCAGAATACGTTTGTTTTGAACGAAAACCGTTTTCAAGTTCTACAATCTGAGATGCATAGTTCTGAACATTTACTACagataaaaaatagcttttaaacttttaaacaaacGTAACGTTTAAATAACTCAAAGCAAAATGCTTGAAAATGAAGTAATTTaagtattctttctttctttttttttttaatgcgcgAATTTCCAGCTATagttaaaattagaaatgaaaaaaaaaaaaaaaaaaacaatccagtGAAACGTTGTCTTTGATTTTTAAgtgtttcaaattttgaaataaattttcaaatttttacgttTGAAGTTAGAGAAGACTTATCATAGTAATGATTTACAACTTTAATTCATTtctaaaagttagtttttttcacatttaaagtCTAATTAATGTGTGAAGAGCTGTCGAAATCATTGAAATACAGACTGTATAAAGCAATCATACAACCGATTGTGACACATGGATGCGAAACCTGGATCCTGAATAAAAACGATGAAGAAGACCTACTGATTTTTGAGTTAAAGGTCATCAGTAGAATCACTGGCCCTTTGAAGGTGGGTGATCAGTGGAGAGTAAGAACTAATATTGAAATTGAGAATATCCTGaaaggaaacgagctgatgtgtgcatcacatgacttacttttactccaatttaatgtcattttctcattattggcagttttaatatgattcaattatttactctctaaatatcaccaacagtggccaaattgaaaccaaataaaaaaaattaaattttttttaaaaatatcgccaagttggcgacaaaattcggcaaccaaaagactggcgatatatcaagGCGATatgtcaagtgtccgccaaattctaacacaacttgagtttacatcgaaattaacaatgatttccccccaaaaaggggcaaaagaccctctttggagcatccgaatgcaaccaaaaaggaaaatgcacaactagaccccactaggagtctacgtaccaaatttcaactttctaggacactccgttcttgagttatgcgacatacatacacacatacgtacatacagacgtcacgagaaaacacgttgtaattaactcggggatcgtcaaaatggatatttcgggtgtatgTACGTTCCTACGCacatatccacttgtggtcgggttgaaaaaaaaaactcaacattcatttgggggtgagcaaaatggaaattaatgccgatttttgggtgaaaattttttcgcgaatacaatacttccttttttacttccttttataaaaggAAGGTAACGTTACCTAGCGCTATGGATATCGTCTATCATTGATCTAATTCCACCATTTTTCATCCATTGTAGTCGTCTTTTCGACGTGTATAAGACGACTTTCGACTATTCTGAGGGGACATTTCGACGAGTTAGGGACGGTTTTTAGATCAGTTATAGACGAGTGTTTGGACTAGATTCGACAACTTTTCAACGTCTACTCCACAAGTTTGTGTTGTGTGGGTTCCTCTTCAAAAGTGGACAAATATACGCTGATTGATCTTCTGTAAGATATATTTCATACTCAGGAAtcttaaattcttttatttgacATCAGTAGAATAGGTGTAATTCAAGGGTCTACTTATCAGTGCCGGATCTAGgcagcacacctttttttttttttttttggactcttaattgtaatgtttatacgacacattacattttccttaacattttcatacattttcgTCTAATTTGCCAGTCcaattttttagtacttattgCAATTACACTATTTAACTTAAaaccttattttcaatttttcatgtgtGCAAGCTTATCCAACATTCTTATTTCCATACatcattttgaaacagaaatcAAGAAGATGAATAGGCTTACCGAAATCATGGCGCTATAAAACATACGCTAAAATATCAGAAGTAAAAAGCGGTGCTGCTCAACATgtcaattaatttataaatatcatcattgtcattatttttttttaaaatgaagttctaGCCCTTTAACCGTTGTTCTATGAActaatgaactatttttaatttacttttcgcAGCAATTAGCACCACCGCAATCCGCTCTCACTCATCACTGTTTGTGTTGATTCTACTGGACACTTCTATTCGACGTTTAGTAGACGACCCTTGTGGATGATCTAATTTATGTCTGTAAAGGATAACTAATAGATGTCCAATTATAGACGTTTAATAGAACATCTAGAAATAACGTTTATTAGTCGTAGAATAGATATCACCTTTAGATGTAGATGAGTATGGATGAGTTTTATATGAGTTTCGACGAGAAATAGTCGTTTTATGGACGAGGCGGGTCTCGTGCCCCGGGCAGTAACTTCTGGGCGTGGTAAATTCATCCTATTTCGTCGgggtttttttcgttgaaacactcggtataaaaacttgaaggtagTTGATAAAGGGCGGCATCTTCAAGTATCGGAGGCAAGTTTTTGCCTCCGATGGTTCCGACTGCTATCAAACAAATATACGATACAAAGCTACTTGCAAACAGCTTTGGCCGAGTCTGATTCCTGTTAGAACGGAACCACATACAGAAAGACTAAGTTTCTGGTCTTAATTTCTCTTCCAGGACTTTGATATCGTCTGTCGGCTCCGGTATCAGCAGGGTCATATCGAAGTCTACACCAGGTTCTTCAGCGTCGATCACAATTCTGGTCGGGAATCCTACCTCTTGAGTCGCAAAGCTGAACTGCGTGTTACGGAGCTGGTAGCCCCGTTTCTTCGGGTGGCGGACATGCGCATTGCAGCGCTCCGGGGGACGATCGTCAGGGGCATGCAGAGTGGACGCACAGAAGTACAGGTGAGGCGTAGCAGCgtagcaaaataaagaaaatagttattGCAGAAGATTGCTTCTGTGTTAAAAAGTGCTTTTACTTTTGTGCAGAGTCCAATTGGCATTCAAAATTATTGTAAATAACttggtgtttttttaaaaatatggtctAGAGGTCattcaaagaaatttattttgtgtgttAAATACGGAAATACCAATCAGAGATTGTATCAATTGCTTCTGCTATTAAGCCTGTAAGTATATTCTCATTGCGTTTACTCTTTTAGGTGTTGTCACCAATTACTGGAAGGGTAAGTGGTGCCAAAGAGGTTCGTGTGGGGACAGACAAGGAGACCATCACCCATCTAGAAGTTACTGTAGTGGCTGGGTTGCAATTGACAGTGAGCCCTGACGAAACCCTTCCCGGTGGATTCGTGGCACAAACCACCATCAACCATAAGCTCACCTCGCAATACCAGGTTAATTActattcattttatatttctattGCAACCTATTGCCTTCTATATTGAAAATTTGCCAAATTGACTAGAATTGGTGAAGGCATTCTGTATGTGTgagaccgtttttttttttttttttttttttttttttttttttttttttttggacactctAGAGCAAAAATtactgcatgaaattgaacgaaattttatacaCATTTATGCCCTCTTGTgaatttgtgtatttttttttaaaagtatgtttcatTATGAAAAACCCGTTTCTTGGTTATTTGAAAAAACCACAAGAATATTTTCTCTGTCTTGTAGCCGTTTCTTTTCCTTGTCCAAGTCGTAGCGCATGTGTGTGAAAAAGGCATCATGTTTAACTTTAGACTCTTGGTatcactgtaataaaaagtaactaACACGAGAAAGGCCCGACTGGGAAAGCTTATTGTGAGATGGGAATACATATACATGATTGTGACACTGCTTAAGGATCCTCTTCAGTCAAAATGAGGAAACGTCAGCCCCGAATAAAAGAAGCgaacacattttaataaattagatTTAAAGTTGTCCCCCATTAATTAAAATTCTACACAGATTAGATTAGCTGTAATGGTTTTCTCTCAATATGGCAAAATCGATGGTACTAATCCAGTACTGAATAGACTTATGCTCTGAAGAAATGTCTGTACAGACAGACGTACTAAAGACTTCGGTAGACTTGTTGCAATAGTTGTTCCATATTCagcaattttctaaaatttcattacttAGTACACGGTTTTATTTGTTAAAGCAGTAGTGCTCTGTCGTGAGAACATATAGTGCATCATCtgcagaaatatgtttttaagatatttgaaaatactcgttttggattccatactaacgaTAGGGAAATATTAGaatttgacgcttttttttttttttttttttgtgctttattttcggcgggaaccaaataagcaagcttgtacaacaaagcttaAGTACAGTAAATGACAAAAGtgcaagaaaaatgaaaaatatgcagttactgctctttatctTCAAACTATAGTGCTGCATTGTGCAATTGAGTTGAACAGCCTTCAGAAATTATTCTCATAGATAAGTGGCGTTCAACCTACAGCATGTAGGCCAAATACGATCCGTGAAGCTTATTGGCCTGCTCCGTTGTTTCTTTCAATTTCGTCAATCGAAAACTAAGATTAGTCGCGTGCAAATTTGAAACCAAATGCTCAGAAATTCGTTTctgaaaaacaaatacaaaacttcgcattaataaaataagcatcaagtaatcaTAACAAcgattcttggtttgtaatttttgttccttttctatgtGTCCCACAttatttagagatttttttttaaatattttgaaattttatatgcgtTCTGGCCCGCGAGAAAAATCTCAATATGATAGGCGGTCCtcggaaaaaaaaaggttggtcaCCATTATTAAAGATTAATTGTCTGACTGCGtgtaatatgtaaaaataataagcaaaaaattgaaaacaaaagaacattaGCTGATTCTTGTGAGCTCAATAAGACGACAAAGGTTTACTTTTTGTTACACAAAGCAATGTGGATGCTAGAACCGTTTTGctgaaaatatatgcaaaacataTAGTGTACACCACTACCTGCTACTGATTGAACGTTACCATAAACTTGTGCATATATAAGTTAATTTTACTCACTTAAAAGGGTTAAGGGTATTGTTAACGAAAACCTGCAATTGTGTGCACACAAATTATTCACTCTAGAATTTAACAGACCGAAAATATAAGAACTAAACTTTTTGTgcgatattttaaaacttctacttttAGAGCATTTATATTGAGTTATGACATTGATAACATGCATTTACATCCagttatgaaatttttaagttgttttaaaagataccGGTTGTTAAATTCTTTCacaaaagtaaaatgtttcaattgTACATTTCAGGAAGGACTGTTGAATATTAAAATCCACTTTTCCGATGGTACTTCTTCCCCTTTGGCAGACATAGCAGACATGGATTATCACTTGTCCGTGGACACTTTCGACAGTGAAGTTGTAGCTTTTGCACCTATGGCAGGGCTTCATTATCCGAGGGTGATTGCCATTGCTAAAGGAAAGGGTGATTTATTGCATGTGACACTAGAACTGGCAGAAAGATGCCAGAAACGAAGGAGTCAACCTCTTGCTATGGCGTATGCTTTCATAGATGTAgattttacaaatgaaaaatcaCTTATGAACGATGTGCGTGTCAAGAACTCCAAAAACCTACTGGACGGTGTCAGAAAAAGAACGGACCATGTAGATTCCTTCTCCTCTTCAGACGTCGGAGAACCATTCATCACCTCCAACGACGTAAGTTCCATTCTATACCAGGATTCCATATCACATCGCGGGAAATCCCATTATCATGAGCCAGCTGTTCAAGCTAGGCAAAACCTTGTCCACACTTCAGATCTCACGCCTTTGGAGATTGGAATGTACGCGTTGCTCGGTGTCTTCTGCTTAGCGATATTGGTGTTCTTGGTGTCTTGTTCCGTGTTCGCAGTGCGGTACCGCCGTAAGCAGGTGCCGCCTGTCACTACTACGGGGGATTCGGTGGCTCACGCGCATGACTGGGTGTGGTTGGGAAGAGCAACACTAGAAAGGAATTCCGTCAATACTCGTTGCTCCCAAACTCTTGTACCGATGGCGGACTTCAACGGGAACCACCAGTCGGAGGGACTGGACACGATCACCAAGGTCCAAAGGCGAGAGAAGAATAACGGCACTAGGCAAATTGGCAGCGGTTGCAGAGGCAGCAACTTGTCCTTCCCCGGCTCAGAAATCAGCATCAGGATCACCAGCAATCCACAAGAAATGAAGGAAGAAGAGTTGGCCATGCTGGAGAAGGCTACATCCACTACTCCTAACAACGCTGGAAGTGCCACCGTCTCGAGAGAAAAGAGGGTTAGAATCGTCACGAACCCGGTTCCTCCCCCCATCATACCACAGGGCAACCCCTTGAAACTCTTTCCGGCACATCCGCCCCCACCTGTGCCACCCCACCGAAATTTCCCACCTCCTATACCACCTCACCAGAGGCACCTGATGGGAAGATTTCGAGACGCGGAATGGGAAACGGTGGCTCAAGGAATGAACTACGATCAACTGATcgaatactttgaaaatttgaaagaatcGAATGCATGAAAGGCTCTGCCTTAGAGCATGTATTGTACCTTCTCCCCTCGATGCTGGCAGCATTTCGTTTCGTGCAGCAGCACGATCCGTGGTGGAGTAATTGCAGCAGAGTTCAGTCTTGCCACAATTCTAGTCTACATGAGCCATACGTATATGTTCATGCTTCAGAGATGTGCAAAACCTGCTGTTGAGTCGTTGCACATACCTCTCGGGtggttttattttacttaaaaactaaAGATTGAGATATGTCTGTAGTATCTAGTCCATTAATAATCCGCCAACATACGCTTAGTTACACAATCCCATGGCTCCAGGAAGATTCTTTTTCACCTACTGTCTTATTTCCTATTAAATTAACACTTTCCTAATCAATTATAGAGCTGCTCTCGTAAATGTGTTCGGTTTTGGTCGCAGTTTATACCGTGTTTGTTTTGCATACATGTCTTTCAACTTAAGATTTGTTACTGACAAGCACTCTGTGTAACTatagcttttcaaagtgaagtttAGTGATAAATTACTGAAGTAACGGACaaatcaaaagcaaaaaattCTCGTGTGGAACTGTTTTTAATCCTCTTGAAATTGCTTGCATTTCTGGAGCCTGTTCATCTGTTGTTACCTAGCAATAGTTCTGTTTTATTTGACCTTATGGTTTTCACTTTTTCTAAAACTAGGTTAGCTCTCttcttcagttttatttattatttttttaatttaattacttcaAAATCAATCATAATAGTGATTTCTTTCTTGTAAATATATCATTTCCATTTTTGAACTGTATTGTattcaaatatattatattttttacagtgtacacatTTCTGTAGATATCTATAGAAATTTCAGCTTTTGTACTTCTTACAAATACGcatcatttgtttttaaacatgttttgtaaattaatttggttttcaaaaaaatacctgtaatgttaaaaaataaacgagattttaaaaactgaattcacGGATTGCCTTTAAACGCATTGCTAATTGTTACCATTGACTattctaaaattgtttaattttcaatctttgaaATGTGAAGAAAAGTGATAATGTAGGTACGACTGCGGATTTacgatatatttttattattctggTAAATATAACGAAACATTTTGGTTCTAAGTTCTAGTTTTAAGCATCTCCAATTCcctatttttacagaaaaagcgTTTAATTTTGATATCCAGGAAacgaaatataaatcaaaaatatttatgtatttaacacTTAAATAAAACCAGAGCAAATTCTAAACGTATTTTCTGATTAAAGCAAATCTTTAAAACGTATTGTTAAATTCTTGACattaataactagtatgttgtggccatcacgaaactttcttctatatttttctttttttcctgatccctccccatgcttgacgaggaagcaatattcccaacaaaaacaaaattacacatgcaaaaacttgacgaccatcccaatgtctgaattattgcaaaagcaaagcaaagagcgaaaattgaaagttattttaaaagccttgcttgaattaattacaaatattttatttgttaacaaacataagatggcaacagttaaaaattttaaatcattgagatattatttcctatcatttccatacaattaaaatcacgagaaatacgcagacgacaatctattacgattcatctttcttattgttgcattaataaaaatatttttattcgcaaaaaaaaaaaaaaaaatcatcacctcttggagcgatcggcgtcaaaattgaaccaaagcctgtttacatatggattcacatatattccaaatttcaaccagaacgtagcattacttcttgagatagggcactcaaaatggaaaaaaagaacgggtgattgcgctaccccctttttagctgttgacaccaaaataaaatcagcccttatacccactaagggctacttgtcaaaaaatttttgtttgattccattcgttatttcttgagatacagcagtcacaattgacgacaaaaaacgttctatagctcaacccccgtttgagttattgacaccaaaattgaatcagcacctgttcctgttaataccaacatatggaccaaattttgtttgattccgccagttacttcctgaggaatagcaagcacgcgtaactcgaaaaacgtcctattgctccaccccccttggaggaattcgcgccaaaaactaatgggcacaagttcacatagtagtttttgttgtagagcggccacaaaaaactggtcacacacagacgtgacacacatacacacacacacacacacatacacacacacatacagacagacagacattttccaaaaatggtcgaaatggactcagcacacctcaaaacgttcgaatccttcgaaattcgaaaatttgcacgaatccaatactttcttctatatattagatatagaagaaagtaaaaatgtgcaCTGTAAAATTCAGCCTTTTCTAACATTTAAGTAATTATGTTTGAATAAAATCCATTGACctaaaattaaagtcataaaaaaaaagctatttatttatatttctaattgatatctaaaaatatttaatttttgtttttcttgatCTTTCGATATTGCTGTCGATAAAAAATATAGAATTggagaaaatattgcaaaattaagTATGATGAATTGGAGAAGAATATGCTTcagattattttttgttttttagcagATGAAAATTTTGCCTTTCTTCGGGGTGTTGGAGAACCCCGCTGAAATATATGCTTTTGTAAATACGAACTGCCTCGTTCACCTTTTTCACTCCCAATATGATAGGATAAATATCTTTTTAGAATATTTCCCAAAGTTTAACCGTATTTTCTGTTAATATCTTAACTATTAGACATCGTCGATGTAGAACTAAGTAGGCTGTAAATAGCCAAAActtgaaacattgaaaaaaaaagaaagaaaagaaagaattacAGTGGAATCCCATTGCAACGAATTTCCAAAGacctcaaattttgttcgttgtaacgaggaTTTCGTTGTAATAGAATTCAAGTAATGTAATAGAAATTGAAAAAGGATTAAGAATTTTCGTTGGAACGGATGTTTCGTTTTATGGACATTCATTGTaacgaaatttcactgtatttttttttataaccagtTACTTAAATGAAAACGACACTAGATACTAGTAAcagtagtttaaaaattaaaaatgtctaaaatgttataaaatcgaaaaaaataacatcaacatatttcattaaaattagttaaaattagagttatagatatcaaaaattttacttatttcatttctttttccctTATCTTCattattttatgcaatttctagATTCCTGACACAAATATTTCGACTTTTTATAACACGTACGCGAAGTggtctaaaatttttaaatcgctGCGGTTAATGCAGggagaaatgtaagattttttttttttttttgaacttacaaatttctttttataagGAAATACTTAATTCTTCGCAGTTTGTTCGCTTTGATACAAAACTGGTGGCAATGAGTTAGTTTGTATTTATAAAAACTCATCAAGGCTTATAGCTGATATTAAACTTGATCATACAACAAATGACAGATTTTAGCCCTACTTACTGTTAAGATTATTAGTATAGTTTATTAATGCACTTTCAAAATGTTACGCGATATAAAATTCTATCAGTTAAGTATTTTTGTAGAAAGGATTCTGAATTCCTTtggaagaatgtttattttaattttcataaaggtGTTATTGTCTGCATGCAATGTGTAACATAATCTCCGAAGTTGTTGTGTAGACAAGCAACACTGATGAAAGTGTGCTAGATTATGTTAGATAATATATTCCCCTCGCCTTATGACTTGTCAAAAAAAGTGATGAACGtaaccaaatttttcatttcatgttgccaatattttaaaaatattcggtAAAGTGTCCAAAGATTGTCTCCAAAGTATTTGTAATTATAATCATTAAAATTGTACAAAGTATTCAATGGTTGCATGTgtcttatttctttgaaattgaaGCCATTCAATTGGAACAAATAAAACAAGAAGATTTAATGTTGATTAAAGAAGTTACATGCATAGTTTCATGATTATACAAAACGATCGATTTACATGAGCACGTTTCGTCACGCCAACATATATAGTTGTGACTCGAGCTATGAGACGAAGTGGAAGTGAAAGTCATTATTCTGGGTGATTTTTCGGGAACCTCCACAgtatatctccccccccccccgccaaaggTCACAGGTATCGGATATTAAATCGTACCCTTCTGCCGGAGTGAGTGAATGTGGGGGAAGATCTGGTTCTGTTCTCAGTGTCCGGGAGTTGGTTGGTGACTGTTCCCTGATCTTCTGTAGTGCCAGCAGGAGCAGTTGAAGTCTGTGGAGTACTGATGGAATGGTCTCTGTCTGAGACAGCAGAGTAGCATGCTTTTAAGCGGTCTACACTAATTGTGCTCGGTTTGTTGTTATGAACTAACATCGTAAAGTGCTTTGGAGTATAACTGATTATGTGGAAAGGTCCATCATAGGGGGCTTGGAGGGGCTTCTTGACACCACCATACTGAACAAAAACATGGGTGCAGTGAGACAGGTCGGGGTGCACTAAAGGTTTAGACTCACTGTGGGCAGATGCTGCGGTTGGTGAGATGGACTGCATGGTAGTACGGAGACGTTGGAAAATCTGATAGCCCCTCCGTAGACACCGTGGATAGATCAAGGTACTCTGCGGGTAGTTGAAGAATCGTAGACTCTGTTTCAGCGAGCGGTGAAATCTTTCGACCATTCCATTGCTAGGCGGATGGTAGGGGTCGTCCTGATTTGCTTGAATCCAAGCAATTTCGTGAGTGAAACTCACATACTTCAGTCAGCAATGAGCGCTGACTCAAACTGTCTGCCTTGATCTGTGGTGATGGTGGACGGCATTCTGAAACAGAAAATCCAGTGGTACACAAAGGCTTGTGCCACTGTCTCCGCTAACATGTCTGCTACAGGGATGGCCTCGGGCCATCTGGTGTACCAGTCCACACAAGTCAAAAGGTAAGAGAAAATTTCCGAGGGGGTAATGGTCCAACCAAGTCGACATGGACATGATCAAACCTGCGTGCAGGTGTAGTGAACAGCTGCATGGAGCTGTGTGTATGTTTGTTTACTTTTGGATTTTTGGCAATCCACGCAAGAACGTGACCAAGCAACCACATCTTGTGACCGCAGAAGGCCACACATAATGATCCAGGACCAGTCGTTTCGTGGCACGGATACCTGGATGGGATAGGTTATGGAGAGCGTTGAAGACTGCTTTTCTAAAGGCATCGCACCACAGGTTCAGCGTAGGTGAGATTGATACcgttttcaatttcagttataGGTCGGTTTTATGTAACAGGCTTCGCAGCTCTACGTCTGTTTCTTGAGCCTGGGACAAGGCTTCGAACTGGAGAGGGTTTGCACTGATATCTTGGATTCGCGATAACTTATCGGCCACGACGTTTTCTTCTCCAGTGACATGTCTGATGTCTATGATGCTAAACTGCGCAATGCACAcagcttgacaattgctaaggaacaattacttttttttggaatagttaagaatagacaatgattaaagaaacaaaactaagtgcatagttagtagggaggatatGCCTTTATTATAAGTGCAAAATAGTACAGATGTTACTGCATCGattaagtaaaaacttaaaaattaaaaaaaaaaaatcctgcttagatgattttcaaacaacTCCCAAAAattgatctaggtcagaatgctggagacatgagtaccttagtATGATGTGTGATTACCACggacactaatgcacattttggatctgttttccatactccccactaaacTATCGAGGTCTGCTTGAGGGatattttcccactcctctctcaaggcGGATTTGAGTTCGTGTACTGTTCTAGGAGGGACGGTTCTTTGCGCAAGGCGTCTGCCAAAAGCATTTCAACCATGTTCCATTGGAATTAAATCGGGAGAGTAAGCTGCATGCGGAGAATGTTTTCATTTTGCAGTGCGTCTGATACTTCAATGTTCCTGTTTGGCCGTACATTTTCGTCCATAAAGAGAAAGTCTAGCCTACAGCCCTCATAAAAAGCGAACATGATCCAGTATAACTTCTCTGCAGTACCTTTGCGACGTAATAGTCCGGGAGCCACGTATAAATTTGGTCAATCATTTCCTCTCGAACGATGATTGGTGAGAGGATTAAGGGAATGGTATCAAAACGCCTCGTGAAAGTCAGCTGAGTGTCTGGGATGGGATGGGCGGCAGTGGCCTCccaatcatgtaaaaaaaattaaaaagtcaatcATTTCCTCCCGGCTGAAACTTTGTAAATTATAGTTAAGATTATCTCGAAGGAAAATACAAAGTCAGCTGACGTAACGCGGTGGGTTATGAGTCAGCTGGTAGGtcgaacatgtaaaaaaaattaaaaaattcaattattttctctcAGCTAAGAATTTGCCTGATGACAGTTTATATGCAactatgaataa
Encoded proteins:
- the LOC129228435 gene encoding transmembrane protein 132E-like yields the protein MSSRMFFLLIFCISLAVIHANVDVSLDGRDVSGFFLRTHPSEDRTGATEDNDDEQHRFTLLQPGVVGGPVTLRAEFGPFVVKQAVHQPTIRPSNVSTTSGDARIEAVLRQEEDVVSARLVTREVRRDRPVLRVLFHMTSDKRRNAGPTDAGAGGDGKISAGVDDSICIVLYVHNRDQHLMASCSPVGGVCLAQATLPVGWWPPLESPAWKSPKTQRTWVRVEYAVLRGGAFDCTDTAALPVSVPAGLPSLYLDDVPLSGSHGSYEEVKSDDVVRILVPQGPVYPRSKVYVPVYLQPNPVYPPYVFVIRARVKNGLRILGAQVSPSSLWSITVELNPRQTVATVTAFVKDTTTKPPNSVEPSAQEVFTWLFEVEEGASYNDNGRITWQLRYMLDASMAEQYDFDDDNTKITSRLDIHKDDVQAVLPIAKSSQLLNTAVLNGKQVSLPMKVFVVSQAGKVGDVTFQSSCHSADESILKVSPSCTLVYLDGSEIRGSQNASVLVKYGSYTGQTHFLVWMPELPLTIRISDTKLSQVKGWRTPHLQRGKPVPTQTGRNSRRNTFASSSSTKSDRWFDKEDFDIVCRLRYQQGHIEVYTRFFSVDHNSGRESYLLSRKAELRVTELVAPFLRVADMRIAALRGTIVRGMQSGRTEVQVLSPITGRVSGAKEVRVGTDKETITHLEVTVVAGLQLTVSPDETLPGGFVAQTTINHKLTSQYQEGLLNIKIHFSDGTSSPLADIADMDYHLSVDTFDSEVVAFAPMAGLHYPRVIAIAKGKGDLLHVTLELAERCQKRRSQPLAMAYAFIDVDFTNEKSLMNDVRVKNSKNLLDGVRKRTDHVDSFSSSDVGEPFITSNDVSSILYQDSISHRGKSHYHEPAVQARQNLVHTSDLTPLEIGMYALLGVFCLAILVFLVSCSVFAVRYRRKQVPPVTTTGDSVAHAHDWVWLGRATLERNSVNTRCSQTLVPMADFNGNHQSEGLDTITKVQRREKNNGTRQIGSGCRGSNLSFPGSEISIRITSNPQEMKEEELAMLEKATSTTPNNAGSATVSREKRVRIVTNPVPPPIIPQGNPLKLFPAHPPPPVPPHRNFPPPIPPHQRHLMGRFRDAEWETVAQGMNYDQLIEYFENLKESNA